One segment of Terriglobia bacterium DNA contains the following:
- a CDS encoding transcription/translation regulatory transformer protein RfaH, with product MNLGLSWYAIRTKPRQEERAVENLTSWGITTLAPRIKKTSACRDSHLFPGYIFARFEGPKMLHNIHFTRGVAYVVSFGGVPSAISDELIAEIHTRIDENGFVIRNTPALSPGDHVVIRSGFLRNFVGVFERDLSGSERVQILLHTVSYSAHVEMSRSEVAKLAS from the coding sequence ATGAACCTTGGCTTATCGTGGTATGCAATTCGCACAAAACCTCGCCAGGAGGAACGGGCGGTAGAGAATCTGACCTCCTGGGGAATAACAACGCTGGCGCCCCGGATCAAGAAAACCAGCGCCTGTCGCGATTCACACTTGTTCCCCGGATATATATTCGCGCGCTTTGAAGGCCCCAAGATGCTGCACAATATCCACTTTACCCGTGGAGTCGCTTATGTTGTCAGCTTCGGCGGAGTTCCGTCTGCGATTAGCGATGAATTAATTGCCGAAATTCATACCCGCATAGACGAGAACGGCTTTGTCATCCGCAATACGCCTGCCTTGAGTCCGGGTGACCACGTAGTCATAAGATCAGGCTTTTTGCGTAATTTTGTAGGAGTATTCGAACGGGATTTATCGGGAAGTGAACGCGTGCAGATACTTTTGCACACCGTGTCGTACAGCGCTCATGTGGAAATGTCCCGGTCAGAAGTGGCAAAACTTGCTAGTTAG